In one Magallana gigas chromosome 7, xbMagGiga1.1, whole genome shotgun sequence genomic region, the following are encoded:
- the LOC105341208 gene encoding microtubule-associated protein futsch isoform X5, with protein sequence MSKRKVYISWVNSILIEVGLEIEGISDIQDGKALCQVIDLLTGTTELLKAAQEERSSDPLRYLRALTSHMTKNRIRSTFKAQDILDGDIKSILDILWLTILNYGIHNIEQPPQERSVGVAKKHLLEWCQKELNTEFDSRNTLAHNLCYSGDWFIKLLQKFADRSSDIQVGSKEKELSGLLQQLETQLGIRHDIVSPADVIESIIDEHTLMIYISLLKRKVTTNSLYQPEVSSEDKGKLSTEDIKGAVTGYPERRRTTSADAADDNSDWFSSSNGSVRSGDPDVTPEGENLIIKTISEQVSEHLEGNEADDDESLSVLSGSASLLSDKKDRLPTAKIQTSESDTEDTAQKENRKETKPSESGDKDDVLQINIDETVLKEVRREPFRTETNVREPLPIVSRTVKRPRTTDSIMAEAKQKFENRKQEWQKMEEARKSLEHQPEGDNFSITSSDLDKSSMKEGDSKSQEELEDINTEAGYQGTFGTAPPYYYPGIGRGMPIFIMPGQGNDSPEMQFFIQALRQARHEANFHDQETNRPPGHSQGLHHLLDLNAVDDIAPTVDPGSQKNKARAPESEAKVTFAPKATPVSKPGSSSHVPSMSTNKRGILEVVGDRFETSHNLLDSSKPYRDAKGATSSESDGEQRKFPRVDIVEPLKEKIQKDLEIGRDRRGERRSPERSGYRVRSLTPGSGLDEETFPKSILKDRSSSRSKSPSLERTSPERSINRERLSRSVDFTQERSPRSSLERSPRSSLERSPRSSLERGSAKGDQSPKSPRSKSPADQNQGKDVTSPGRHSREIDPNRRLVRVLNRELELLKLKMDVLEKSNLSDDTELEDIDRLTKELSEQVQEKISKSPESRSPRVSPVRSPRRSSRSPDFSRGRMFRQRADDTSPVRSKSETRLYSCASPENLTPDSYTSRSLQDLSISDAPDGNLTFAPTRRGRPINLGYSSPIRKVSEEIWGIDTADNLGYDPKKIEKWKKLTNKTRISDQDLIELKQALATAITENDILQAKLKNSNVEMTEKMEKTNDVLNDCRAHLARSQAENMEIRTQLEKEKTRNESTEARLRETEKQLQASKTSIDDLETELEQTRNLLAGSSKKDIPTLQSLTEERDNFKNVLANTQRENDELKEDLAREKKLTGKQQSIIGDLKSILDDARRERKQLFYELSKFQKQGHISKVSGIIGKYMENGLYDDDDDDEDFEEPLNGYTIKSQPNGFPKDSFVTPRRREIPTDVKMTSTPTYRSRSESLGSSRRMYDDSFSSTPHNPSSFTSGRSTPVSVGRESGYDEMSPPNSARHEIYPHRRTPSYKTAFNSSLGDADDDSVDDLEVQRYLTKRPPGRYDEDKDEQENYGRRTPRKENLRANSPIRSKSPKGRDRELADLQDEKSTKRQLVYSPYLMNSNDAVRPQRNYVISPRNTRYENTKETIECIVESPIDNRYKEEYQRASRYDTRSPSGDKTFIKALEYAVQQESCNRYYNTDDYGPPFRSSSYGPTRSAYGSSSSSPSRNNPNIRSILKNAKSETNLSIKEGINSAHRRSFNSQSTSPSRSPARTPTKEIGSVHVPPYTYKPYDGSNTCSTPTKPIYSSPGLKRTSSLRAPRDMYEDELSPVRPVTPVRYQHQPL encoded by the exons ataTACTTGATGGAGACATTAAGTCCATTCTGGATATTTTATGGCTGACCATTCTGAATTACGGAATACACAACATTG AACAACCCCCCCAGGAGAGAAGTGTGGGCGTTGCCAAGAAGCACCTGTTGGAGTGGTGTCAGAAGGAACTCAACACCGAGTTTGACTCGCGCAACACACTCGCTCACAA TCTATGTTACTCTGGGGATTGGTTCATCAAACTTTTACAGAAATTTGCTGATAGAAGCAGCGATATTCAG GTGGGCAGTAAGGAGAAGGAACTAAGTGGTCTGCTGCAGCAGTTGGAGACACAGCTAGGAATCCGCCACGACATCGTCAG CCCAGCAGATGTCATTGAAAGCATCATAGATGAGCACACGTTGATGATCTACATTTCTCTGCTGAAAAGAAAG gtTACAACCAACTCCCTGTACCAACCTGAGGTCAGCTCAGAAGATAAAGGAAAG CTCTCCACAGAAGACATCAAAGGAGCCGTGACTGGTTATCCTGAGAGAAGAAGAACAACATCAGCTGACGCAGCAGACGACAATTCTGATTGGTTCTCTTCCTCTAATGGATCCGTGAGGTCCGGGGACCCGGATGTTACCCCAGAAGGCGAGAATCTGATTATCAAAACTATCTCAGAGCAAGTATCAGAACATTTGGAGGGTAATGAAGCTGACGATGATGAAAGTCTGAGTGTGTTATCAGGGTCCGCATCATTGCTTAGTGACAAGAAAGACAGGCTGCCGACAGCGAAAATCCAAACAAGTGAAAGTGACACGGAGGACACCGCCCAGAAAGAAAACAGAAAGGAAACTAAACCTTCAGAAAGCGGTGATAAGGACGATGTCCTACAGATTAACATagatgaaacagttttaaaagaaGTACGTAGGGAACCATTTAGGACAGAGACCAATGTCAGAGAACCACTGCCGATCGTGTCTCGGACAGTGAAGCGACCCAGGACTACTGACTCTATTATGGCGGAAGCCAAACAAAAGTTTGAAAACCGAAAACAAGAATGGCAAAAAATGGAAGAAGCTCGCAAATCTCTTGAACATCAGCCAGAGGGTGACAATTTTTCTATTACTTCAAGTGATTTGGACAAGTCGAGCATGAAGGAGGGAGATTCAAAGTCTCAGGAGGAGCTGGAGGATATCAACACAGAAGCAGGGTATCAGGGGACCTTCGGTACAGCGCCCCCTTACTACTACCCAGGGATAGGGCGGGGCATGCCAATCTTTATCATGCCTGGACAGGGGAACGACAGCCCTGAAATGCAGTTCTTTATCCAGGCCCTGAGACAAGCCAGACACGAGGCAAATTTTCATGACCAGGAAACAAACAGGCCGCCAGGCCATTCTCAGGGTCTCCATCACCTGCTGGATCTGAATGCTGTGGATGATATTGCTCCAACAGTTGATCCAGGGAGCCAGAAAAACAAAGCGCGAGCACCAGAGTCAGAAGCCAAGGTTACATTTGCACCAAAGGCTACGCCTGTTTCAAAGCCAGGTAGCAGCTCTCATGTACCATCTATGTCTACCAATAAACGTGGAATACTGGAAGTTGTGGGTGATAGATTTGAGACAAGTCATAACTTGTTGGATTCATCAAAACCGTATAGGGATGCAAAGGGGGCAACGAGTAGCGAAAGTGATGGAGAGCAACGAAAGTTTCCTAGAGTGGACATCGTAGAACCGCTTAAAGAAAAGATACAGAAGGATTTAGAGATAGGAAGAGACAGGAGAGGGGAAAGGAGATCCCCCGAACGGTCAGGATACAGGGTTCGTTCattgacccctgggtcaggatTAGACGAGGAGACTTTCCCAAAGTCAATCCTAAAAGACAGATCATCTAGCCGATCCAAGTCGCCCAGTCTAGAGAGAACGAGTCCGGAAAGATCAATCAACAGGGAAAGGCTCTCCAGGTCTGTCGATTTCACCCAGGAACGATCGCCAAGGTCGAGTTTAGAACGGTCCCCAAGGTCGAGTCTTGAAAGGTCCCCTCGATCTAGTCTTGAAAGGGGATCAGCTAAAGGGGACCAATCTCCGAAATCTCCCAGGTCCAAATCCCCAGCAGATCAGAACCAAGGGAAAGACGTGACGTCACCAGGGCGACACAGCAGGGAAATCGATCCAAACAGACGCCTGGTGAGAGTCCTCAACCGAGAACTCGAACTTCTGAAACTAAAAATGGATGTTTTAGAAAAGTCAAATTTATCAGACGATACGGAGTTGGAAGACATTGATAGACTCACAAAGGAACTATCAGAACAAGTGCAGGAGAAGATTTCTAAGAGCCCGGAGTCGAGATCCCCGCGCGTTTCTCCGGTGAGGTCGCCTCGGAGATCGTCCAGGTCACCAGACTTCTCGCGAGGCAGGATGTTCAGGCAGCGAGCAGACGACACCAGTCCTGTGAGATCGAAGTCTGAAACGAGGCTTTACTCCTGTGCCTCCCCTGAAAATCTCACGCCGGACTCATACACATCAAGAAGTTTACAGGATTTGTCAATCTCTGACGCCCCGGATGGGAATCTGACCTTTGCCCCGACACGAAGAGGACGACCTATTAACCTTGGGTATTCTAGTCCAATAAGGAAAGTGTCGGAAGAAATATGGGGGATTGACACCGCAGATAATCTTGGATACGATCCcaagaaaatagaaaaatggaAAAAGCTGACAAATAAAACACGTATATCTGACCAAGATTTGATAGAACTGAAACAAGCTCTTGCCACCGCCATCACTGAAAATGACATACTGCAGGCAAAGTTAAAGAACTCGAACGTTGAAATGACCGAGAAAATGGAGAAAACTAACGATGTTCTGAACGACTGCAGAGCTCATCTCGCGAGGTCTCAGGCAGAAAATATGGAGATTAGAACGCAGTTAGAGAAAGAGAAAACAAGGAACGAGAGCACAGAGGCGCGGCTACGTGAGACGGAGAAACAGCTGCAGGCCTCCAAGACAAGCATCGATGACTTGGAGACCGAACTGGAGCAGACTAGGAATCTACTGGCGGGCAGCAGTAAGAAGGACATACCCACGCTACAGTCCCTCACGGAGGAAAGAGACAACTTCAAGAACGTCCTGGCAAATACGCAGAGGGAAAATGACGAACTCAAAGAG gaTCTGGCTAGAGAGAAGAAATTGACCGGCAAGCAGCAGAGTATCATTGGTGATCTGAAGAGCATCCTGGACGACGCCAGACGGGAGAGAAAACAACTGTTTTATGAACTGTCCAAATTCCAGAAGCAGGGTCATATATCGAAAGTGAGTGGGATAATCGGGAAATATATGGAAAACGGTCTTtacgacgatgatgatgatgacgaagACTTTGAAGAACCATTAAATGGTTACACCATCAAAAGTCAACCAAATGGCTTCCCCAAAGATTCCTTTGTGACGCCAAGACGACGAGAAATCCCGACTGACGTCAAGATGACATCAACACCGACATACCGGTCCCGTTCGGAATCTCTCGGCAGCTCCCGGCGTATGTATGACGATTCATTCTCATCTACCCCGCATAACCCGAGTTCCTTCACTTCCGGACGATCTACCCCGGTCTCTGTCGGACGCGAGAGTGGATACGACGAGATGTCGCCGCCAAACTCTGCACGCCACGAAATCTATCCACACAGAAGAACGCCCTCTTATAAAACAGCCTTCAATTCATCTCTCGGTGACGCAGACGATGATTCAGTGGATGATTTAGAAGTTCAACGATACCTCACTAAGCGACCACCTGGAAGATATGACGAGGACAAAGACGAGCAGGAGAACTACGGCCGACGAACTCCGAGGAAGGAGAATTTAAGAGCGAACAGTCCCATTCGCAGCAAGAGTCCGAAAGGAAGAGATCGTGAATTGGCTGATCTACAGGACGAAAAATCAACAAAGAGACAGTTAGTGTATAGTCCTTACTTAATGAATTCCAATGATGCAGTTCGACCTCAACGAAATTACGTGATATCTCCCAGAAACACGCGCTATGAAAACACCAAAGAAACAATAGAGTGCATCGTGGAGTCGCCCATTGATAACCGATACAAGGAGGAGTACCAAAGGGCCAGTCGGTACGATACCCGCAGTCCCAGTGGCGACAAGACGTTCATCAAGGCTTTGGAGTACGCCGTACAACAGGAGAGCTGTAACCGCTACTACAACACGGACGACTACGGGCCGCCCTTCCGGTCCTCCAGCTACGGACCTACACGGTCGGCGTACggctcctcctcctcctcacCGTCAAGGAATAATCCTAACATCAGAAGCATTCTCAAAAATGCTAAAAGCGAAACCAACCTTAGTATTAAGGAAGGAATCAACAGCGCTCACCGGCGGTCGTTTAATTCTCAGTCCACGTCACCCTCTCGTAGTCCGGCTAGGACGCCCACGAAAGAGATTGGATCCGTGCACGTACCCCCATACACGTACAAACCATATGACGGCAGCAATACGTGTTCAACCCCCACCAAACCCATTTACTCCTCCCCGGGACTTAAACGAACCAGCTCCCTCCGCGCGCCCCGGGATATGTACGAGGACGAGTTATCTCCCGTCCGCCCCGTGACCCCTGTACGATACCAGCACCAGCCTTT ATGA
- the LOC105341208 gene encoding microtubule-associated protein futsch isoform X3 encodes MSKRKVYISWVNSILIEVGLEIEGISDIQDGKALCQVIDLLTGTTELLKAAQEERSSDPLRYLRALTSHMTKNRIRSTFKAQDILDGDIKSILDILWLTILNYGIHNIEQPPQERSVGVAKKHLLEWCQKELNTEFDSRNTLAHNLCYSGDWFIKLLQKFADRSSDIQVGSKEKELSGLLQQLETQLGIRHDIVSPADVIESIIDEHTLMIYISLLKRKVTTNSLYQPEVSSEDKGKLSTEDIKGAVTGYPERRRTTSADAADDNSDWFSSSNGSVRSGDPDVTPEGENLIIKTISEQVSEHLEGNEADDDESLSVLSGSASLLSDKKDRLPTAKIQTSESDTEDTAQKENRKETKPSESGDKDDVLQINIDETVLKEVRREPFRTETNVREPLPIVSRTVKRPRTTDSIMAEAKQKFENRKQEWQKMEEARKSLEHQPEGDNFSITSSDLDKSSMKEGDSKSQEELEDINTEAGYQGTFGTAPPYYYPGIGRGMPIFIMPGQGNDSPEMQFFIQALRQARHEANFHDQETNRPPGHSQGLHHLLDLNAVDDIAPTVDPGSQKNKARAPESEAKVTFAPKATPVSKPGSSSHVPSMSTNKRGILEVVGDRFETSHNLLDSSKPYRDAKGATSSESDGEQRKFPRVDIVEPLKEKIQKDLEIGRDRRGERRSPERSGYRVRSLTPGSGLDEETFPKSILKDRSSSRSKSPSLERTSPERSINRERLSRSVDFTQERSPRSSLERSPRSSLERSPRSSLERGSAKGDQSPKSPRSKSPADQNQGKDVTSPGRHSREIDPNRRLVRVLNRELELLKLKMDVLEKSNLSDDTELEDIDRLTKELSEQVQEKISKSPESRSPRVSPVRSPRRSSRSPDFSRGRMFRQRADDTSPVRSKSETRLYSCASPENLTPDSYTSRSLQDLSISDAPDGNLTFAPTRRGRPINLGYSSPIRKVSEEIWGIDTADNLGYDPKKIEKWKKLTNKTRISDQDLIELKQALATAITENDILQAKLKNSNVEMTEKMEKTNDVLNDCRAHLARSQAENMEIRTQLEKEKTRNESTEARLRETEKQLQASKTSIDDLETELEQTRNLLAGSSKKDIPTLQSLTEERDNFKNVLANTQRENDELKEDLAREKKLTGKQQSIIGDLKSILDDARRERKQLFYELSKFQKQGHISKVSGIIGKYMENGLYDDDDDDEDFEEPLNGYTIKSQPNGFPKDSFVTPRRREIPTDVKMTSTPTYRSRSESLGSSRRMYDDSFSSTPHNPSSFTSGRSTPVSVGRESGYDEMSPPNSARHEIYPHRRTPSYKTAFNSSLGDADDDSVDDLEVQRYLTKRPPGRYDEDKDEQENYGRRTPRKENLRANSPIRSKSPKGRDRELADLQDEKSTKRQLVYSPYLMNSNDAVRPQRNYVISPRNTRYENTKETIECIVESPIDNRYKEEYQRASRYDTRSPSGDKTFIKALEYAVQQESCNRYYNTDDYGPPFRSSSYGPTRSAYGSSSSSPSRNNPNIRSILKNAKSETNLSIKEGINSAHRRSFNSQSTSPSRSPARTPTKEIGSVHVPPYTYKPYDGSNTCSTPTKPIYSSPGLKRTSSLRAPRDMYEDELSPVRPVTPVRYQHQPFGNPPLLTEEERRYADILVAKYTKQHGFGRTVTI; translated from the exons ataTACTTGATGGAGACATTAAGTCCATTCTGGATATTTTATGGCTGACCATTCTGAATTACGGAATACACAACATTG AACAACCCCCCCAGGAGAGAAGTGTGGGCGTTGCCAAGAAGCACCTGTTGGAGTGGTGTCAGAAGGAACTCAACACCGAGTTTGACTCGCGCAACACACTCGCTCACAA TCTATGTTACTCTGGGGATTGGTTCATCAAACTTTTACAGAAATTTGCTGATAGAAGCAGCGATATTCAG GTGGGCAGTAAGGAGAAGGAACTAAGTGGTCTGCTGCAGCAGTTGGAGACACAGCTAGGAATCCGCCACGACATCGTCAG CCCAGCAGATGTCATTGAAAGCATCATAGATGAGCACACGTTGATGATCTACATTTCTCTGCTGAAAAGAAAG gtTACAACCAACTCCCTGTACCAACCTGAGGTCAGCTCAGAAGATAAAGGAAAG CTCTCCACAGAAGACATCAAAGGAGCCGTGACTGGTTATCCTGAGAGAAGAAGAACAACATCAGCTGACGCAGCAGACGACAATTCTGATTGGTTCTCTTCCTCTAATGGATCCGTGAGGTCCGGGGACCCGGATGTTACCCCAGAAGGCGAGAATCTGATTATCAAAACTATCTCAGAGCAAGTATCAGAACATTTGGAGGGTAATGAAGCTGACGATGATGAAAGTCTGAGTGTGTTATCAGGGTCCGCATCATTGCTTAGTGACAAGAAAGACAGGCTGCCGACAGCGAAAATCCAAACAAGTGAAAGTGACACGGAGGACACCGCCCAGAAAGAAAACAGAAAGGAAACTAAACCTTCAGAAAGCGGTGATAAGGACGATGTCCTACAGATTAACATagatgaaacagttttaaaagaaGTACGTAGGGAACCATTTAGGACAGAGACCAATGTCAGAGAACCACTGCCGATCGTGTCTCGGACAGTGAAGCGACCCAGGACTACTGACTCTATTATGGCGGAAGCCAAACAAAAGTTTGAAAACCGAAAACAAGAATGGCAAAAAATGGAAGAAGCTCGCAAATCTCTTGAACATCAGCCAGAGGGTGACAATTTTTCTATTACTTCAAGTGATTTGGACAAGTCGAGCATGAAGGAGGGAGATTCAAAGTCTCAGGAGGAGCTGGAGGATATCAACACAGAAGCAGGGTATCAGGGGACCTTCGGTACAGCGCCCCCTTACTACTACCCAGGGATAGGGCGGGGCATGCCAATCTTTATCATGCCTGGACAGGGGAACGACAGCCCTGAAATGCAGTTCTTTATCCAGGCCCTGAGACAAGCCAGACACGAGGCAAATTTTCATGACCAGGAAACAAACAGGCCGCCAGGCCATTCTCAGGGTCTCCATCACCTGCTGGATCTGAATGCTGTGGATGATATTGCTCCAACAGTTGATCCAGGGAGCCAGAAAAACAAAGCGCGAGCACCAGAGTCAGAAGCCAAGGTTACATTTGCACCAAAGGCTACGCCTGTTTCAAAGCCAGGTAGCAGCTCTCATGTACCATCTATGTCTACCAATAAACGTGGAATACTGGAAGTTGTGGGTGATAGATTTGAGACAAGTCATAACTTGTTGGATTCATCAAAACCGTATAGGGATGCAAAGGGGGCAACGAGTAGCGAAAGTGATGGAGAGCAACGAAAGTTTCCTAGAGTGGACATCGTAGAACCGCTTAAAGAAAAGATACAGAAGGATTTAGAGATAGGAAGAGACAGGAGAGGGGAAAGGAGATCCCCCGAACGGTCAGGATACAGGGTTCGTTCattgacccctgggtcaggatTAGACGAGGAGACTTTCCCAAAGTCAATCCTAAAAGACAGATCATCTAGCCGATCCAAGTCGCCCAGTCTAGAGAGAACGAGTCCGGAAAGATCAATCAACAGGGAAAGGCTCTCCAGGTCTGTCGATTTCACCCAGGAACGATCGCCAAGGTCGAGTTTAGAACGGTCCCCAAGGTCGAGTCTTGAAAGGTCCCCTCGATCTAGTCTTGAAAGGGGATCAGCTAAAGGGGACCAATCTCCGAAATCTCCCAGGTCCAAATCCCCAGCAGATCAGAACCAAGGGAAAGACGTGACGTCACCAGGGCGACACAGCAGGGAAATCGATCCAAACAGACGCCTGGTGAGAGTCCTCAACCGAGAACTCGAACTTCTGAAACTAAAAATGGATGTTTTAGAAAAGTCAAATTTATCAGACGATACGGAGTTGGAAGACATTGATAGACTCACAAAGGAACTATCAGAACAAGTGCAGGAGAAGATTTCTAAGAGCCCGGAGTCGAGATCCCCGCGCGTTTCTCCGGTGAGGTCGCCTCGGAGATCGTCCAGGTCACCAGACTTCTCGCGAGGCAGGATGTTCAGGCAGCGAGCAGACGACACCAGTCCTGTGAGATCGAAGTCTGAAACGAGGCTTTACTCCTGTGCCTCCCCTGAAAATCTCACGCCGGACTCATACACATCAAGAAGTTTACAGGATTTGTCAATCTCTGACGCCCCGGATGGGAATCTGACCTTTGCCCCGACACGAAGAGGACGACCTATTAACCTTGGGTATTCTAGTCCAATAAGGAAAGTGTCGGAAGAAATATGGGGGATTGACACCGCAGATAATCTTGGATACGATCCcaagaaaatagaaaaatggaAAAAGCTGACAAATAAAACACGTATATCTGACCAAGATTTGATAGAACTGAAACAAGCTCTTGCCACCGCCATCACTGAAAATGACATACTGCAGGCAAAGTTAAAGAACTCGAACGTTGAAATGACCGAGAAAATGGAGAAAACTAACGATGTTCTGAACGACTGCAGAGCTCATCTCGCGAGGTCTCAGGCAGAAAATATGGAGATTAGAACGCAGTTAGAGAAAGAGAAAACAAGGAACGAGAGCACAGAGGCGCGGCTACGTGAGACGGAGAAACAGCTGCAGGCCTCCAAGACAAGCATCGATGACTTGGAGACCGAACTGGAGCAGACTAGGAATCTACTGGCGGGCAGCAGTAAGAAGGACATACCCACGCTACAGTCCCTCACGGAGGAAAGAGACAACTTCAAGAACGTCCTGGCAAATACGCAGAGGGAAAATGACGAACTCAAAGAG gaTCTGGCTAGAGAGAAGAAATTGACCGGCAAGCAGCAGAGTATCATTGGTGATCTGAAGAGCATCCTGGACGACGCCAGACGGGAGAGAAAACAACTGTTTTATGAACTGTCCAAATTCCAGAAGCAGGGTCATATATCGAAAGTGAGTGGGATAATCGGGAAATATATGGAAAACGGTCTTtacgacgatgatgatgatgacgaagACTTTGAAGAACCATTAAATGGTTACACCATCAAAAGTCAACCAAATGGCTTCCCCAAAGATTCCTTTGTGACGCCAAGACGACGAGAAATCCCGACTGACGTCAAGATGACATCAACACCGACATACCGGTCCCGTTCGGAATCTCTCGGCAGCTCCCGGCGTATGTATGACGATTCATTCTCATCTACCCCGCATAACCCGAGTTCCTTCACTTCCGGACGATCTACCCCGGTCTCTGTCGGACGCGAGAGTGGATACGACGAGATGTCGCCGCCAAACTCTGCACGCCACGAAATCTATCCACACAGAAGAACGCCCTCTTATAAAACAGCCTTCAATTCATCTCTCGGTGACGCAGACGATGATTCAGTGGATGATTTAGAAGTTCAACGATACCTCACTAAGCGACCACCTGGAAGATATGACGAGGACAAAGACGAGCAGGAGAACTACGGCCGACGAACTCCGAGGAAGGAGAATTTAAGAGCGAACAGTCCCATTCGCAGCAAGAGTCCGAAAGGAAGAGATCGTGAATTGGCTGATCTACAGGACGAAAAATCAACAAAGAGACAGTTAGTGTATAGTCCTTACTTAATGAATTCCAATGATGCAGTTCGACCTCAACGAAATTACGTGATATCTCCCAGAAACACGCGCTATGAAAACACCAAAGAAACAATAGAGTGCATCGTGGAGTCGCCCATTGATAACCGATACAAGGAGGAGTACCAAAGGGCCAGTCGGTACGATACCCGCAGTCCCAGTGGCGACAAGACGTTCATCAAGGCTTTGGAGTACGCCGTACAACAGGAGAGCTGTAACCGCTACTACAACACGGACGACTACGGGCCGCCCTTCCGGTCCTCCAGCTACGGACCTACACGGTCGGCGTACggctcctcctcctcctcacCGTCAAGGAATAATCCTAACATCAGAAGCATTCTCAAAAATGCTAAAAGCGAAACCAACCTTAGTATTAAGGAAGGAATCAACAGCGCTCACCGGCGGTCGTTTAATTCTCAGTCCACGTCACCCTCTCGTAGTCCGGCTAGGACGCCCACGAAAGAGATTGGATCCGTGCACGTACCCCCATACACGTACAAACCATATGACGGCAGCAATACGTGTTCAACCCCCACCAAACCCATTTACTCCTCCCCGGGACTTAAACGAACCAGCTCCCTCCGCGCGCCCCGGGATATGTACGAGGACGAGTTATCTCCCGTCCGCCCCGTGACCCCTGTACGATACCAGCACCAGCCTTT TGGAAATCCGCCATTGTTAACTGAAGAAGAGAGGAGATATGCAGATATTCTTGTAGCAAAATACACCAAACAACACGGCTTCGGAAGAACTGTGACCATATAA